Genomic segment of Iocasia fonsfrigidae:
CGGAGATCAGGATATTAGCAGGGACTGAGGCTAATATTATTAATGAAGAGGGTGATCTTGATGTCCCAGATTATATTCTGGAGGAATTGGATATTGTAGCGGCAGGACTGCATCTTCTTATTTTACCGCAAAGTATTGAAACCGCCTTAAGACTGGTTTTTGATAACCGTTTTATGTACCGTTTTTTCCCGGGAAAGAGAGCCAGGATAAGGGAGTGGAATACAAGGGCAGTAATTAATGCAGTTAAGAGACATCAGATAGATTTCATTACACACCCTGGCTATAAACTGGATATAGACACCTATAAACTGGCTCGTATCTGTGCACAGGAAGGGACATGTCTGGAGGTTAATGCCCGTCACGGTCGATTGACGGAGGGTTTTGTCAGGGCAGCAATGGAGACTGATGTTAGATTTGTGATTAACAGTGATGCTCACTTGCCAGCCAGTGTCGGGAAACTGGAACCTGCCTTGAAGATTGTTAAGGACTTAGGCATTTCTGATGATAGGATAATTAATTACCAGGGGTTTACTGGGAGGCATTCTTAAGCCGCAGTTTACTTTTTGAGTTTTCTGTTATAAAATAAAGTTAAAAGAAGTGAGAGGAGAAAATATAATGGAGTTTCTCATTATTACTGGTATGTCCGGGGCGGGGAAATCAGTTGCTCTTGATTTTTTTGAAGATATGGGTTATTTCTGTATTGATAATCTACCCCCTGCTTTTATTAATAAATTTGCGGAATTATGCCTCCACTCGGAACTCAAAAAGATTGCTGTGGTAATTGATATTCGCGGGAGGGAATTCTTTAATGCCCTTTTTGATGAGCTTGCTGTGATGGAAGAAAAGGGAGTTAATTTTGAAATATTATATCTTGAAGCCTCTGATGATAGTTTAATCAGGCGTTATAAGGAGACCAGGCGGAAACACCCCCTTGATGCTGAGGGTAGGGTGCTCGACGCTATTCATAAGGAAAGACAAATATTAGAAGAACTGCGTGGTAAAGCAAATAAGATCATAGATACTTCTCAAAAGACTAAAAAGGAATTTAATGAGGAATTGAAACTCCTTTATTCTTTTCACCGTATAGATAATGAAACAATGTCTGTCTCAATAATTTCTTTTGGCTATAAATATGGTATCCCTTTAGATGCTGATATGGTTTTTGATGTTAGATTTTTGCCCAACCCTCATTATGTAAATTCGTTAAGAGAGCATACAGGTGAAGAGGATATAGTTCAGGATTATATTCTTAAATGGCCTTTAACAGAGAAGTTTTATAAGAAATTCTTTGATTTTGTAGAATTTTTATTACCGGAATATAAAAAAGAGGGTAAAAGCCATCTGATGATAGCTATTGGTTGTACAGGGGGGAAACACCGTTCTGTAACAACTGCTATAAAATTAAAGGATAAGCTGTTGAAAAAAGGATATCGAGTAATTGTAGAGCATAAAGATGTTAATAAGTAGAGAATTGACAGGAGTGTTGTCATGAAATATAAATGGTTACATCCTGGATTTGGTTTAAAGAGATGGTTGATACTGTTTATTATAGGCTTGTTATCTATTAGTATTGGTATATCAGTCATTACTGGTTTCCGGGTCTTTGGATTTATT
This window contains:
- a CDS encoding PHP domain-containing protein, giving the protein MNKIKGDYHTHSEYSHGKGDLVANIESAINKGLTEIGITDHGPQTFNFVRLGVKDAEELIEIKERIEVLNKLYPEIRILAGTEANIINEEGDLDVPDYILEELDIVAAGLHLLILPQSIETALRLVFDNRFMYRFFPGKRARIREWNTRAVINAVKRHQIDFITHPGYKLDIDTYKLARICAQEGTCLEVNARHGRLTEGFVRAAMETDVRFVINSDAHLPASVGKLEPALKIVKDLGISDDRIINYQGFTGRHS
- the rapZ gene encoding RNase adapter RapZ; translated protein: MEFLIITGMSGAGKSVALDFFEDMGYFCIDNLPPAFINKFAELCLHSELKKIAVVIDIRGREFFNALFDELAVMEEKGVNFEILYLEASDDSLIRRYKETRRKHPLDAEGRVLDAIHKERQILEELRGKANKIIDTSQKTKKEFNEELKLLYSFHRIDNETMSVSIISFGYKYGIPLDADMVFDVRFLPNPHYVNSLREHTGEEDIVQDYILKWPLTEKFYKKFFDFVEFLLPEYKKEGKSHLMIAIGCTGGKHRSVTTAIKLKDKLLKKGYRVIVEHKDVNK